A segment of the Lolium perenne isolate Kyuss_39 chromosome 3, Kyuss_2.0, whole genome shotgun sequence genome:
TGGGGTCGGCCAGCTGCATCTGCACCGACAAGACGGGCACGCTCACCACCAACCACATGGTCGTCGAGAAGGTCTGGGCTGCCGGCGGCGCCACCACGGTGAGCACCGCTAAGGGCTTCGAGGAGCTCACTTCGTCCGCACTGTCGGAGGGGTTCGCGAAGCTGCTGCTGGAGGGCGTCTTTCAGTGCTCCGGCTCGGAGGTTGTCCGCGGCAAGGACGGCACGACCACCGTCATGGGCACGCCCACCGAGACGGCCATCCTCGAGTTCGGGCTCGGGGTGGAGAAGCGCACCTGCATCgagcacgccgccgccgcgaagctCAGGGTGGAGCCGTTCAACTCGGTGAAGAAGACGATGGGCGTGGTCGTGACGTCCCCCAGCGCCGGCGGCCGCCCACGCGCGTACCTCAAGGGTGCGTCCGAGGTCGTCCTTCGCAAGTGCAGCAACGTCGTCGTCGACCGCCACGGCAGCATCGTGTCCCTGACGGAGAAGAACTACGGCAAGCAAGTGGCCGGCGCAATCGACACGTTTGCTTGCGAGGCGCTGCGCACGCTCTGCCTGGCGTACCAGGACGTGGGCGGCGAGGGCGAGCTCCCCGCCGACGGGTACACACTGATCGCGGTGTTCGGCATCAAGGACCCGCTGCGGCCGGGGGTGAGGGAGGCCGTGGCGACCTGCCACGCTGCTGGGATCAACGTTCGCATGGTCACCGGCGATAACATCAGCACGGCCAAAGCCATCGCGAGGGAGTGCGGTATCCTGACAGAGGAGGGCGTTGCCATCGAGGGGCCTGACTTCCGGCAGATGAGCCCCGACCAGATGAGGGCGATCATACCGAAAATCCAGGCACGTACTCATCAGTCTCCGCTTCTTCGGAATTTTGTAGCAGAGCGTTGGTGCCGATGGTGACATTCCATGGTGTGTCTTGCAGGTGATGGCACGGTCGCTGCCGCTGGACAAGCACACGCTGGTGACCAACCTGAGGGGTATGTTCAACGAGGTGGTGGCCGTCACCGGCGACGGCACCAACGACGCGCCGGCGCTGCACGAGGCGGACATTGGTCTTGCTATGGGCATTGCCGGAACAGAGGTTTGTGTTGTACCGTACCTCCATGCCATTTTCTGAAGAATTCGTTGTTGAGTTACAAACTGTTTGTGAGTTGTCAGGTTGCCAAGGAGAACGCCGATGTGATCATCATGGACGACAACTTCTCGACCATCATCAACGTCGCCAAATGGGGCCGCTCCGTCTACATCAACATCCAGAAGTTTGTGCAGTTCCAGCTCACCGTCAACGTGGTCGCCCTCATGGTCAACTTCGTCTCGGCAGCATTCACAGGTACACGAAGCTAGACTCCATTGATTTTACACAGACACAAATCCCTGCCATCTGTGCACTCTCTTGATTAAACCTTGCAATGTTTCAGGGAGCGCGCCATTGACGATCGTCCAGCTGCTGTGGGTGAACCTGATCATGGACACTCTCGGCGCTCTCGCACTGGCCACCGAGCCGCCGAGTGATGCAATGATGCGGAGGCCACCCGTGGGCAGGGGCGACAACTTCATCACAAAGGTCATGTGGAGGAACATTACcggccagagcatctaccagcTCCTTGTGCTCGGCATCCTCCTCTTCAGAGGGGACAGCCTTCTGCAGATGAACAACAACGACGACCTGCTCAACACCTTTGTGTTCAACACATTCGTCTTTTGCCAGGTACCCGATTTTCCTCATGCAGATCCTCTACGAACTATCAAAACACACATGTATAAAAAATATTCTGCTTCCATGATTTGTGTAACAGGTTTTCAATGAGGTGAACAGCCGGGAGATGGAGAAGATCAACGTCTTCAGCGGCATGTTCAGCAGCTGGGTCTTCTCGGCGGTGGTTACCGCCACCGTCGTGTTCCAGGTGATCCTCGTGGAGCTGCTGGGGACGTTCGCCGGCACCGTGCACCTCAGTGGCTGGCTGTGGCTCATGAGCGTACTGATCGGGTCCTTCAGTCTCGTCGTTGGCGCTCTCATCAAGTGCATCCCCATCAGTTCCGGCGACGCCTCGTCTGATCGACACGACGGATACCAGCCAATCCCCACCGGACCTGGTGCCGTGTGATTTTGAAAACATTTTGACCCCTTTTTTTTgttaggaagaagaagaagaaattgTGATTTACAAACAAACCTTGcagcttgttttttttttttgagtagGTGGGTACCGGAACGGACTTATTATGATGAAGACCGTTCTGCGTGATTCGAGCATTTTTTGTCTTTGTTTCTGACTTTCTGTTACATTCTTTCTAGCAAAACAATGCTTCTGAAATTTCATAGTCAGATCAGTGTGAAATTTTAGGATTTCATCTGCACAAGGTTTTAAGCAAGTGGGGAGTTTCTCCTCTGAGAGCTAGACTAGACTGTTCTAGCGCGTGCCCCATTTATGTCCTACATATACATAAGTAGGACATGTTACAAGTTGGTCTCTATAAAGATTAATATTTACATTTCGCAACACACGCCCTCAAAATGGGGATAACATTGTAGAGCCCCATCTTGGCACAAAAAAAGATAATACAAACGCCTAGGCTACCCTTTGGCAAGAACATCAGCCAATTAATTTGATGAGCTCACGTAGGGCATGCATATTACTCCTTGATGTAGATTCTCCTGTATAAAATGGTGATCAATTTCAACATGTTTTGTTCGACAAGTTCGGAGTAGTCCAAGTTCACCAAAGAGAATGTGCAACAATAACACTTCAGATACACCATGTACCATTGCCCTAAACTATGCTTCAGCCGTGGAACCTACGACCACATGTTGTTTCTTACTAGGCCATGTGACCAAATTATCTCCAAAAAATGTAAAATAACCACATGATGTTACCTTTTGGATGTATAAAGTAGGCCGCGACCAGGACAACTCTTTAGGTATCAAATAATCCGAGTGACAACATCCATATAACGAGAACGAGGATCAAGAATAAATTGACTTACCACACTCACGACAAAAGCAATATATGGTCGGTTATCAgacataactactatattaaacggGAACAAACTTCTTTTTTATGGGAATTTTGAAGAGGATTGAGAATTAACAAGGTTGTAACACGTGTTGTTCTTTTTCACTCTCGTGCTTCCGTGTGTGCAGTTCAGGGGATGTGTAGTTTTTTTGGGCAACTTCAGATTTATTTGCTACTGACACGTGCAGACTGCAGAGTTTCTTATGTTTTTGGTCCAGGTTCCTTCATGGTGGGCTGTTTTGGTGGTGTCTCTTGGCGTGAACATAGCTGGGACATGGCTTGAGCTGTGGTGGGGACATCTTGCGCTAGAAGTGTCAGAATTTGCACGTTCTGTCGGCCTCTTCTTTCCCCAACTCAATTTCTGCTCTCTGAAGAAAAAATCAATTCATCCATGGACCCGAATtatctccaccgcctcctctgccCGACCTCCTCCATATGGTTTTTTCTCTCCCACCTCGACCGCTTCTCCCTGCCTGAGCCACCATGCCCCGGCCTGTTCCTCGCCCTGATCTCCCCTGTCGAGTTTCCATGTGGCCGCCTCTCTCTCAGGAGTGGCTGACTGTCGGAGGGACCAACGGCCGTGGCccgtgatggggatatgcccatagggggtgggtcgccagtcccagtcgccatgaagatagaggcttgggtggatcgccagtcgcctaagcgactgggccctaaggcgactgggccgtgatcccaaggaggaggtccacacggctggacaagaagattacttgcgagagggatagcggatcccggattagtagcaactgatatgattcggagttatctccatgtaaccctaggccgggggtgcttatataaacccccgagcttaaaccctagaggacaccttactcgagatccaatctccccctgtaagctctcggcgtagccgccgactgagcccccccattgtaattctccactgagcaataaagatctagcaggacgtaggccttttactctccggaggggctgaacctgggtaaaacccttgcgtctcttgcacctcgacccgtagatggcaatgttcccttcccctcgcatcaatgaagtgctaccccctgtagcatctgccgtggttacatccacgacagtggcgcccaccgtggggcatgggacatcaagccttcgagctacggcgaggccctactcgccagttcggcggccggttgcttccggcaggatgatcgccaccggcaatttcttccacatccagccaagcacctaccggcccgcctcgtcacctctcacacacgcctggatggtgccgatcggctccatcaacctcttcgttgggctcgccggcgtcagcgaTCCCTCTCGAGCCTCGCCCCGCCGCTcacacgaccccttcgcgcccgggcagctcctcaccgctactcgcccggtcaccggcgaggtatacgcggaggctgaggcggccctgggagacgatgccgagtcggcggtcgtggcaccgaccgctaactccaccgttgcctcggcagccaccgactccgccgacaccatcccggccatcaaatccatcatcgctgcgatcgacgccgacttcaccgacatcatcgctacaacgtcggttgcgggatccaccgctgcgtccccgatcgcccgctccatcgccacagcatcgaccaaggactctatctccctggtctcccacccgagcgacttcgaaggtggcttcgaggacgactccatcctctccctcttcggcagcgattaCGACTCGGACTGCGCCGAGGCCCCGCgttaccgctacccgaccgcagtcttcatggcagggggtGAAGGAGAGATCCCAGTCCGACGCCTTCACCACTCCTCcccgcaaccgccaccgcgaccgagatcgaggcacaccgggcggccctcgaggagcagaggaaaaaggagctcgccgaaaggcagaaattccgcctcgagcaagatgaagtaagggccgtgtcccactatcgtcagcagcgaaaccgccggcgcatggagcgcgcccgcgcgagcgactttcccagcgcacgccttaacttcgacgacccagacggagaaatccgggtcgcccgagtccaaaaccctgacatcccggaaggaagtcgggctgctgcagatagagcagcgcgcggagcaccaccgccacccccaccaccaccacccgaagttcctcgggcagaggtcgacgccaacggcctaccactgcactcgtctccagccgacaacgtggcagctgcgcaggccgtcctcgcaagaatccccgaaacgggagacggcgcgatcctcgtccagcacgccaaggctttggtagccaaggcattggagcagcagcacgccgcagccgactcgcaggggcgactctattcgcgcacatccgccagtcgcgcggcgtcgtcagacgcggcaaaccgcgcaatcgtcaacgccaacaacggcccgccgccagcaccgcgcgcggcccactcgtctaacaaccgaGTCGAGCCGCGCCCCGCTCCGGGGATGGTCGGCGCTAACGGGCAGCCAGTCGAcgcccgaacccacatcgtcaacgaccaagaatggcgggcgcgcaatcgattgaacgaccgccacgccgatgaagccccgcgccgtagcgcgttcacccgaatcggccccgcttgcttcgggccgatgattagaggcgagccgtaccctgtggggttcaaaggaccccgcgacatcgagaagtacgatacaagcattgaccccactgtctggatcgactcgtacgccatggcaatggggatccagggccactccgagttactcgcagcgcgatacctgcccctcatgatggacggcgtcaatcgccattggttcaacaccctcaccgtcaacagcatcgactcctgggaagaagcccgcgccgcgttcatccagcacttcgccagcgcatacacccgtgccacaaccatagaagacctagatcgctgcgtccaaggcccgcgcgagtcgacccgccggtgggtgcagcgctggcaggacatgtggacgacctccagcggcatcgCACGGACACGGCACCCATCGCTTCCGACGCTGCTGCCGGTACGAaccactaagcgccaagctccgtcgcgtcagcagggacaatatctcaatctccgagctcttcgacatcgccacccgctacgccgatgaagaccctacagtcgactcggacgacgagtacggtcaacgacgcaatcgccgccctgcgcacacggagcctcggcgtggcgactaccgtttcgccggccggtccaacaacggcaagcgccgcggagagggaggacacaacgagctagttgctaccaccgattacgagcagcgcgagccaaaatcgtttcggcgcgacactcgtccacctcgggaggatcggcctcagcccaagcgcttcgacgcccgcagcctcctagacgcaccatgcatctatcacagcaaggagggcaagcccgccaaccacacgacgggaaattgctactcccagaagcagatagaaagagctcgccgcgccaaggaaaacgacggcggcaaccagcacaaggagcgcgccaaggaccaagaccagcacaagggagagggcttcggtcgcagcgccggctcgctccacaccttcaccggggtcggcgacaggcgggacaggaaggtcctcgcaagggcagtggcggtacacgcagtcatactttccgacgtaccccggtggctcaactggtccgagcaaagcatcacctggagccgcgaagatcacgccccccgcatcgagtaccccgggcgagtggcgctagtcgtcaggcccaaggtcgccgactactggctaccaaaaaccctgatggacgggggaagctccatcaacatcatgtactacgacaccttccagcggcttggcctgccggactcacgccttgagaacaccaaggtcacgttccacggcatcgtccccgggcggaaggccttcccgatcggcaaggtgacgctgccagtcaccttcggcacgcccgtgaactaccgtaccgagcggataacgttcgaggtggtgaacttcaaaagctcttaccattgcgtactcggccgacaagcgttcgcccgcttcatggcgaccccacactacgcgtacaacatgatgaagatgccagggcctcgaggcgtcatcaccgtccatggcgacccggagatggcattggaatgtgaggacgacagcgccaagctcgccgacgccgtcatcgccgacgaacaagacaactccgccgagctcgccaagtacccagtcgaccgcaacgaccccgccatcctggagaagccaaccgagctcgac
Coding sequences within it:
- the LOC127345649 gene encoding calcium-transporting ATPase 1, plasma membrane-type; this encodes MAYLKKKSMEFLKTFDVPSKNPSEDAQRRWREAVGTLVKNRRRRFRMVPDLDKRSQAETQRRNIQEKLRVALYVQKAALQFIDAARRTEHPLPELARQCGFSISAEELASLVRGKDSKSLRLHKGVDGLARKVNVSLADGIKSDDVGLRTEVYGANQYAEKPPRTFWMFLWDACQDMTLMLLAFCAVVSVAIGVATEGFPGGMYDGVGIMLTIFLVVAITAASDYKQSLQFRDLDREKKKIEIQVTRDKFRQKVSIYDIVVGDIVHLSIGDQVPADGLFVDGYSFVVDESSLSGESEPVHVSTTNRFLLGGTKVQDGSARMLVTAVGMRTEWGNLMETLSQGGEDETPLQVKLNGVATIIGKIGLAFAVLTFTVLMARFLYGKAGSPGGLLEWGMEDALSVLNFFAVAVTIIVVAVPEGLPLAVTLSLAFAMKKLMQERALVRHLSACETMGSASCICTDKTGTLTTNHMVVEKVWAAGGATTVSTAKGFEELTSSALSEGFAKLLLEGVFQCSGSEVVRGKDGTTTVMGTPTETAILEFGLGVEKRTCIEHAAAAKLRVEPFNSVKKTMGVVVTSPSAGGRPRAYLKGASEVVLRKCSNVVVDRHGSIVSLTEKNYGKQVAGAIDTFACEALRTLCLAYQDVGGEGELPADGYTLIAVFGIKDPLRPGVREAVATCHAAGINVRMVTGDNISTAKAIARECGILTEEGVAIEGPDFRQMSPDQMRAIIPKIQVMARSLPLDKHTLVTNLRGMFNEVVAVTGDGTNDAPALHEADIGLAMGIAGTEVAKENADVIIMDDNFSTIINVAKWGRSVYINIQKFVQFQLTVNVVALMVNFVSAAFTGSAPLTIVQLLWVNLIMDTLGALALATEPPSDAMMRRPPVGRGDNFITKVMWRNITGQSIYQLLVLGILLFRGDSLLQMNNNDDLLNTFVFNTFVFCQVFNEVNSREMEKINVFSGMFSSWVFSAVVTATVVFQVILVELLGTFAGTVHLSGWLWLMSVLIGSFSLVVGALIKCIPISSGDASSDRHDGYQPIPTGPGAV